The Naumannella cuiyingiana DNA window GCGCTGTCCAGTTCGGCGTACGGCAGCGTCGAATCGGGCACCGGGCGGCCCACACTGACCAGCGACTGGCGGGCGACGTAACCGGCCAGGCGAAACCGCTCCGGCAGGTGTTCGAATGTGTCCCGGGACACGCACGAGCCCATGATGAAGGTGCGCGTCACGCCTCGATCTCCTGCTCGGCCGCGAACTGCGCCCGGGCATCGGCGAGCAGTTTGTCGGCCACCTCCGGCTTGTCCTGGGCGATGTTGTGCGCCCACCAGCGGTACTTTCGCGCGGTCTCGCGCGCCGGCCCGTCCGCGATCATCTCGCCGTTGTGCAACCAGATCGCGCGGGTGCAGGTGTCCTCGACCGTCTTCGCCGCGTGCGAGACGAGGAAGATCGTTCCGGCGCTCTCCCGGAGCCGCTCGATCACCTTCTGGCTGCGGTTCGCGAATGCCGCGTCGCCGGTGCCGAGGGCCTCGTCGATCAACAGGATGTGCGGGTTGTACGCCGCCGCGATCGCGAACCGCAGCCGCGCCGCCATGCCGGAGGAGTAGGTGCCCATCGGGCGCTTCAACGCGGGGCCGATGCCCGCGAGGTCGGCCACCGCCGGCATCAGAGCCTGGACCTGCGGCGGCGACATGCCCAGCGACAACAGCCCGAGCCGGATGTTGCCCTCACCGCTCAGCGAGTTGATCAACGCGGCGTTCACCCCCAGCAACACCGGAGTCGAGGTCGAACGAACCTCACCGCTCGTCGGCGGCTCCACGCCCGCGATGATGCGCAGCAGGGTGCTCTTCCCGGAGCCGTTCTGGCCCATGATCCCGACCTGCTCGCCCTCGTGCACGGCGAACGAAACCCCCTTGACGGCGTGCACCTGGGTGGTGGGTGAGATGCCGAACGTCCGACCGATCCGGGCCCGGATCCGGTGGCGCTTGGCCACCTGGGAAAGCGAGGTGGTCCGGCTGCTGTAGGTGACCTTGACGTTGTCCACCTCGACGGTGCGGTGCAGGCGTACGTCACGCTCGGCCATAGTTCACCTCGCCCCGCCAGAAGTAGACGAAGCCGATCAGGAACAAGACGACCGACCACGCCGCCAGGATGATCCACGACCGCGGCTCGGGCATCGTGTCGTAGATCAACAACTTGCGCGAGATGTCGAGCACCTGGAAGGCGGGATTGATGTTCAGGATGATCTCGCCGTAAGGAAGTCGCAGCACGCGCTCGGGCCCGAACATGACGCAGGAGACGAACAACCACAGCCGGGTCACGAAGCCGATGATCTTGCGCAGGTCCGGTATCGCGTCGGTGATCCGGGCAACGATGAAGCTCAGACCGAGGTTGAACACGGTCTGGATGGCGATCACCGCCGGGAACAGGAGCCACAGCGGGGTCGGGTACGCCTGGGGAGGCTTCAGGATCAGGATGACCAGCAACACGATCAGGGTCGGGATCGTGCTGAACAGGTTGCGCGCGGCCAAGCCGATCAGCAGCGCCGCGCGGGGAAAGGCGAAGGCGCGGATCAGGCCCTTGTTGCTGGACACGATGCCGGCGCTCTGGTTCATGGCCCGGCCGGTATAGCCGAACATGAACACGCCGATCAGCAGGTAGCCGACGTAGTTTGGGATGCCGCGACTGACGCCGAGGATCACCTGGAAGATCAGGTAGTACATCAGCGCGTCCAACAACGGCTGCAGAATCAGCCACAGATTGCCGAGGAGCATCCTGCCGTTCGCGGTGATCGTCTGTGCCCGCGCCTGCGCTAGCGCGAACGGCCAGCGCTGGATCAACTGCGCGATGTAGACGCCCAACGGCGGCCGACCGCCGACCGGGAGAAGGATGGGCGCCGCGCCTGCGGACCGGCGAGGCGGATCGGTCGCCAGGTCGGGCCGAACGATGTCAGCTTCGGGCATCTTTTCCCAGGATGGTTCGGTACAGGTCGCCGTAGGTCTGTGCTGCGGCCTGCCAAGTACGCCGTAGCGCGAGTTGCCTACCCGCGTAACCATAGCGGTCGCGCTCGTCGGGATCGGCAAGCTCGCCCAGTGCCCGCGCCAGATCGGCGGGATCGCCCGGGCGCGCGAGCGTACCCGCCCCGCCGATGATCTCGGCCAGCGCGGGCAGGTCGCTGCCGATCACCGGGCGGCGCAGCGCCATCGCCTCCAGCGGCTTGACCGGCGTGACCATTCGGCAGACCGGGGTGTCGCGGCGCGGCACCGCGAAGACATCCAGCGCCTCGTACCAACGCAGCGCCTCGGCGTGCGGCACCCGCCCCGGCAGCAGCACGTGCTCACCCAACCCCAGCCGGTCCACCCTTGCCACCAGCTCCGGGCGCGACACCCCGTCGCCGACGATCGCGCCGCGCACGTCGAGCCCCGCCGCCCGGGCGGCGGCGATCGCGTCGATCAACACGTCGAGACCCTCGTAGCCGACCACCGACGTGATCGAGCCGACCCAAAGCCCGGCGCGCGGCAGGCCGAGCGCGGCGCGGGCGTCCGCGGGCTCGACCGGCGGCCGGGCCAGCACCGCCTCGTCGACGGCGTTGGGGATCACGGTGATCGCGTCGGCCGGTACGCCGCGGGAGACCAGGTCGGCGCGCTGCGTCATCGACAAGGCGACGACTGCGTCGGCGGCCGACGCCAGGTCGGCCTCGCGGGCCCGGAGCAGGCGTACCCGCTCGCTGTGTTCGGCATCCTCCCGGTACGCCGCCGGGCGCGACGCGAGCCAGGTCAGCTCCAACAATCCGCGCATCTCATACACCCAGGGCAGGCCGGTTGCGTCGGCGGCCGCCGCGGTGGCGACCGCATTGGTCCAGTCGGTGGTGGTGTGCAGGATCGCCGGATCATGCTCGGCGATCAGCGCCACGAGCTGCCGGGCCTGCGCGGCGAGCCGCTGGTCCAGCGCGGCGGGCAGGCCGAACGCCGGGAGGCGGTGATAGTTGACCCCGCCGATCCGCCAGTCGATCGCGCTACCGGGGCGGCCGATCGTCGCCGGGTAGCCGATCCGCGTCGCCGCGTCGACCCGTCGACCGCTCGCCGCGATCGCGTCGAACACGTGCTGGGACCGGAAGGTGTACCCGCTGTTGGTGTGCGGCTGCGCATTCGTCAGCACGGCCAGCACCCCGCCACCCGCCGGTCGAGCAGGGGTCGCACGGCCGAGGGCGAGCCGGGATCTCGGGCGCATCAACCCCAGCTCGGACTCCATCCGCGTCCGCAGTCGGCTGCGCCGCGTGCCGCCCAACAGCTCGACCGCCTCGGTCATGGCGCCGCGCTGCCAGGCGGCGCGGGCTCGCGCGCGGCGGCCGGCTCCGGGCCCGAGCGGTACGCCGAGCTCGACGGCCAGCAGATCCCGCAGGGCCCGGGCGGGCCGGGCGCGCGGGCGTACCCCGGAAAGAATGCGTCGCGCGTCGGCCGGCCGGTCCTGGACGAAGGCGGCGAGCGCGCCGCCCAGCCCGCGTCGCGGACCCCAGGAACCGCGCGCTCGGGGCAGGAATCGTCGCGCCCCCTGGACGACGAGATGCATCGGATCCTCGACGGCCAGCGCCAGCGCCGTCCGGCCCATGAGAACCAGATCGCCGGCGCGGTGCCGCCGGTCAGCGGCCATCGGCAACGCTACGCAGCGCCTCCAGGTAGCGCCGCGGCAGTTCGTCCCGGTCGGCATGTGCGGCGACCCATTCGGGTCCGCGGCTGCCCGTGTCCAGCAGCGACCGGTCGTTGGCGAGCGTGGTCCAGAGCTCGGCGAGTGCCTCCGGGTCTTCGGGCGGGACGACATGTCCGGCACCCGTCTCCGAGACGATCTCGGCGGATTCGCCGGGCGCGGAGACGGTGATGTGCCGGCCGCTGCTCAGCGCCTCGTAGAGCTTGGAGGGCACCGACCAGCCCATCGACTCCCAGGCGCGCAGGCTGATCAGCACCGTGTCCGCCCAGTCGTAGTGCTCGGCGACCTGATCGATCGGGACCCGGTCGAAGATTTCCGCCGGCTCGCCCAGCCGGTGGTTGAAGGTACGCATCGCCTCGGCCTCGGCGCCCGTGCCGAAGATCCGCAGCCGCACCGGTACGCCGGCGCGGTGGCACAGCGACGCCGCACGGATGGCGGTGGCGAGGTGTTGCGCGCGCCCGATGTTGCCGGCGTACAGCACCTGCAGGGAGTTGCCCGGTCGGGGCGGCGGTGCCGGCAGCCGCTCCTTGATCGCCATGTTGGTGTTGCGGATCACGGTGATCGGCGGCATCCGTCGACCGCCGAGGACGCGCGCCCAACTGTCGG harbors:
- a CDS encoding glycosyltransferase family 4 protein, which translates into the protein MRILLLTQHFPPEEGPHAYRWGWLARRFAELGHRVDVVVPRWRSAGDDGRHPDRDPGDGITVHETTARIRGLRLTRRIANELLTAAAAYRLARRECPDPDVIIGTVPSLPTLPVAVALGRRARRPVVAEMRDAWPDLVQEWQTWGDTGTATRARTPAGVAASLMGVGAPLVRRAYSALQRGADLIVTTTDSWARVLGGRRMPPITVIRNTNMAIKERLPAPPPRPGNSLQVLYAGNIGRAQHLATAIRAASLCHRAGVPVRLRIFGTGAEAEAMRTFNHRLGEPAEIFDRVPIDQVAEHYDWADTVLISLRAWESMGWSVPSKLYEALSSGRHITVSAPGESAEIVSETGAGHVVPPEDPEALAELWTTLANDRSLLDTGSRGPEWVAAHADRDELPRRYLEALRSVADGR
- a CDS encoding glycosyltransferase, with amino-acid sequence MAADRRHRAGDLVLMGRTALALAVEDPMHLVVQGARRFLPRARGSWGPRRGLGGALAAFVQDRPADARRILSGVRPRARPARALRDLLAVELGVPLGPGAGRRARARAAWQRGAMTEAVELLGGTRRSRLRTRMESELGLMRPRSRLALGRATPARPAGGGVLAVLTNAQPHTNSGYTFRSQHVFDAIAASGRRVDAATRIGYPATIGRPGSAIDWRIGGVNYHRLPAFGLPAALDQRLAAQARQLVALIAEHDPAILHTTTDWTNAVATAAAADATGLPWVYEMRGLLELTWLASRPAAYREDAEHSERVRLLRAREADLASAADAVVALSMTQRADLVSRGVPADAITVIPNAVDEAVLARPPVEPADARAALGLPRAGLWVGSITSVVGYEGLDVLIDAIAAARAAGLDVRGAIVGDGVSRPELVARVDRLGLGEHVLLPGRVPHAEALRWYEALDVFAVPRRDTPVCRMVTPVKPLEAMALRRPVIGSDLPALAEIIGGAGTLARPGDPADLARALGELADPDERDRYGYAGRQLALRRTWQAAAQTYGDLYRTILGKDARS
- a CDS encoding ABC transporter permease, translating into MPEADIVRPDLATDPPRRSAGAAPILLPVGGRPPLGVYIAQLIQRWPFALAQARAQTITANGRMLLGNLWLILQPLLDALMYYLIFQVILGVSRGIPNYVGYLLIGVFMFGYTGRAMNQSAGIVSSNKGLIRAFAFPRAALLIGLAARNLFSTIPTLIVLLVILILKPPQAYPTPLWLLFPAVIAIQTVFNLGLSFIVARITDAIPDLRKIIGFVTRLWLFVSCVMFGPERVLRLPYGEIILNINPAFQVLDISRKLLIYDTMPEPRSWIILAAWSVVLFLIGFVYFWRGEVNYGRA
- a CDS encoding ABC transporter ATP-binding protein, translated to MAERDVRLHRTVEVDNVKVTYSSRTTSLSQVAKRHRIRARIGRTFGISPTTQVHAVKGVSFAVHEGEQVGIMGQNGSGKSTLLRIIAGVEPPTSGEVRSTSTPVLLGVNAALINSLSGEGNIRLGLLSLGMSPPQVQALMPAVADLAGIGPALKRPMGTYSSGMAARLRFAIAAAYNPHILLIDEALGTGDAAFANRSQKVIERLRESAGTIFLVSHAAKTVEDTCTRAIWLHNGEMIADGPARETARKYRWWAHNIAQDKPEVADKLLADARAQFAAEQEIEA